In Haloarcula limicola, the genomic stretch AAGCCGGGGTCCCAACTCGACCGCGAGCAGAAGAACTCGGGCGAGTACTACTACTCCCCCGACGAGAGCTGAACGCTACCGCCTCTTCTCCGTAGTTAGCGACGGTAGTGATTCGTCGAGCGGTTACCATTTAGTTACTAGATACAGTCCACGTACTCCCGCCTACAATTTAACCACGTACGACCCAAATATACAAAATATATTAAGTAAGTGTGCGGTCATATTCAGGTCTGTGACAGGTTCTGGTCCCACGAAGCCGATCCCCGACGGGGCAAAAGAACTCACCGCCCACCTCCAAGACAGCCTCGGTAACCGACTCCGGAGCGTCATCTGGTACGACAAGGGAGACCACGACGTACTCTACGCTCGGAGCGACGTGGCGGCCGCGTACACCGAAGCGGAAATAGAGGACGTCGTAGACGAACTCTCGATGGAGTCGTTCGCGCGACCCATCAAGGAAGACCTGTACCCCCACGGTGACCTCCGGTGTACCGTGGAATGCTACGAAGACGGCGTCGAGATGCACTTCTGTATCGCCGACGGCGAGGGCGTCGCCGTCGGGATCGAGCCGACCGCGTTCGTCGAGGAGGGGACGTTCATCGGTAACTGTCTCGAAGCGGCGGAACTCGTCGAATAAACGGTGGTCGTCGCGTCGGTAGATAGCAGTCGCTGCCGAGCGCTGCCCACCTATCGAAAAGAGAACACACTCCCGGGAACCGCTTACGCGGCGGGGTCGCTGGTGTCGCCGGTCTCGGACCCGGCGACGGCGTCGTCGAGTCCGTCGGCGACCTCCTCTGGGTCGAACTCCTCGTCGGGTCGGAGCTCTCGGTCGGGGGAGTCGCCGTCCTGTCGTTCGGTGACCGATTCGTCGCCGGTGACCGAGACGAAGATGTCACCCAGTTCCTCGGCTCGGTCGCCTGACTGACTCTTGCTCATTTGCAATCGCCTATAACGGGTAGAGGGGGTTAGCTCCGCGGCCTAACTCGTTAGGGGCAGCGCAGTCGGGCGATTTCGCCCGTTCAGAGGACGCTTCGCTGGCAGGAGCCACACAGCGACGGCTCCTTGACGTCCACCTGTCGGACGGTCGGCGAGAAGTTCATCACGCAGCGCTTGTTGTCACAGTGTTCCAGCCCGAGCGTGTGGCCGATCTCGTGGACGACCTCTTTGCGAACGCGGGCAGCGAAGATGTCGCTGGCCGACTGGTTCGAGAAGCCGCCGTCGGAGGAGGTCTGGAGGCGATACGTCGAGATGACACTTCCCGAGCCGCCGAGGTAGGCGAGGCCGAACACGTAGTTGCGGCGGCGGTAGAAGAGGTCCTTGGGGGTGATGGCGATGTTCTTCTCGCCCGCGCCGACGCGCCGTGCGAGGTCGATGAACTCCTCGGCGCGGTACTGGTCGCGGTCGCCATCGTACGCACCGGCGGGAATCGACTGCGGTTCGTGCATGGAGACGTCGCAGTCGTAGGTGGTGCGAAGGCCCTCGGAGGCCTCGCGTTTCACCTGGGCAGAGACGTCGCCCACCGGGACGATGTCGACATGCATGAGAATGCATATGAGACGGTGGCGCTTAAACATCCCGACGTGAGCGACGCAGAACGGACCCTCGTCGGCCGATTGGCGACCGCCGATAGCGTGGTGGAGGTCGGCATCGGCAACCGCCCCGACGTGGCCGCGGCGCTGGCCGACCGCGGCGTCGACGTGACGGCGACGGACATCACGCCGCGGTCGGTTCCCGACGGCGTTATCTTCGTCGAAGACGACGTGACCGACCCCGAGTTGACCGTCTACGAGGGAACCGACGTCGTCTTCGCGCGGAACCTCCCGCCGGAGCTCCACGGGCCGGCGCGCGAAGTCGCCCGACGCGTCGGCGCGGACTTTTGGTTCACGACGCTGGGCGGCGACCAGCCGGCGGTGCCCGTCGAGCGCGAGCAACTCGACGGCCGCGTGACGCTGTTCCGGGCCGTGGACGGTCCCGGCGGCCGATAGCGAGTGGCCGACATAGCAAGGCGCTTCAAGGGCGACGACCAGAAGCGAGTATGCAAGTCGACGCGGTCGTCTTAGACATCGACGGCGTCCTCGTGGACGTCGCCGATTCCTACCGGCGGGCCGTCATCGAGTCCGTCCAGCGAGTGTACGACGACACCATCGAACGGGCCGACATCCAGCGGTTCAAGGACGCCGGCGGGTTCAACAACGACTGGGAACTGACCGACGCGGCGGCGCTGTACGTACTGGCCGACCGCGAGGGGAGCGCGGGCGACGTGGCGAGTTTCACCGACGCGATCGCCGAGCGGGGCGGCGGCCTGTCGGCGGCCGAAGCCGTCGTTCGGGACCGCCTCGACGAAGGGGCCGCCGAACGGGTGTTCGACGCGTGGGACCCCGACGAACTCCGCGACGTGTTCCAGACGCTGTATCTCGGGAGCGATCTGTACCGCGACCTCGAAGGCGGCGATCCGGCGTTCGACGCGCCCGGCTACATCAACGACGAACCGGTGCTGGTCGACGCCGAGACGCTGGCGGCGTTGCGGGACCGCTACGCCGTCGGCGTCGTCACCGGCCGTCCCGCCGCGGAGGCCGACATCGCGATGGAGCGCGTCGGGTTGGACCTGCCCGAGGATCACCGGTTCACGATGGACGACTGGGCGGAGGGGAAACCCCATCCGGCCGCCCTCGTGACGTTGGCCGAGCGCTTCGACGCCGAGCGAGTGGCCTTCGCGGGCGATACGCTCGACGACGTGAAGACCGCCGTCAATGCCGACGCCGCGGACGACGACCGAGTGTACTACGGCGTCGGCGTCCTGACCGGCGGGCTGACCGGCGAGGACGGTCGCCGGAAGTACGCCGCCGCCGGCGCGAGCGCGGTGGTCGAGACGGTCAACGACCTGCCGGACCTGCTGGGGTAGCACGTTCCGGCCGACAGTCGGCACGAGAACGGCAGGGATTTCCCGGCCGAGGTGGAAACCCGGCGACATGGGACGGAAGGCGATGGTCGCGTGGGCGCTGCTGGTGAGCGTCTGGGCCGGTCTCGTGGGCGGGGCGGCGGTGTTCGAACCGTCTATCGACTACGTGCAGCTGTACGCCGTCGGCTTCGCCGTCGTCGCGTTCCCGGCCGCGTACTGGACGATCTCGTCGAACCGGGCGATATTCGACTCCGCGCACCGGCCCGGCCGCATGGCCATCTTCATCCTCGTCATCTTCCTCGTCACGGTGGTCCTGGCCACGCCGTCGGCGCTCCTGCTGGGACACACCGGGCCGCTCGGCATCGTCGTCCAGTTGCTCGCCTACGTCGTCGGCCTCGCCGCGGCGCTGTACGTCGCCTACGGCGGCGGCTTCGACCTCGCGTGGGACCGCTACACGTAGGCAAGCACCACCGGTCGCACAACGCTTATTCACCGGTCGGCCCACCGCGTAGACATGGATATCGCGTTACTCGGCGGCACCGGCGACATCGGCGAGGGCCTCGCCCTCCGCTGGGCGTACGACACGAACCACGACGTCATCGTCGGGTCGCGGGACCCCGAGAAAGCCGAGAACAAGGCCGAGGAGTACGAGACCGAACTCGCCAGTCGCGGCACGGACGTCACCGTCGAGGGACTGGGCAACGAGGACGCCGCCGCCCGCGCGGACGTCGTCGTCGTCGCCGTCCCCGCTTACCACCTCACCGATACCATCGAGGCCGTCGCCGACCATCTCGACGACGCCATCCTCGTCTCGCCCGCCGTCGGCATGAAACGCGACGAGGACGGCTTCCACTACAACCGCCCCGGCGTCGGCAGCGTCACGGAACTGGCCGCACAGGCCGCCCCCGAGGGGACGCAGGTCGTCGGCGCGTTCCACAACCTCGCGGCGGGTCGGCTGGCGAACTTAGACGCGGAGATCGACTGGGACACCATCGTCGTCGGCGACGAGACGGACCCGAAAGACACCGTCTGTGAACTCGCCGACGGCATCGAGGGGCTCCGACCGCTCGACGGCGGCCCGCTCTCGAACGCCGCCGAGATCGAGGGACTGACGCCGCTGCTCATCAACGTTGCCCGCCACAACGACGGAATGCACGACCTCGGTGTCACGTTTCAGTAGCCCCGTTCGGACCGGTCCGCGGAAAGCCGTCCCGTGGGCCGAGTTCACACGCCTGAAGGAGCACTTTTCCCGACCGAGTCCTATCGCTCGTGTGTGGCGTCTCCATACGAAATTCTCGGTGTCGACCCCGACGCGGACGAGGACGAAGTCTCCGACGCCTACCGAGAACTGGTCAAAGAGGTTCATCCCGACCAGGGCGGCTCCACCGAGGAGTTTCGTGCCGTCCAGCGTGCTTACGAACGCATCCAGAGCGGCTACGAACCCGGCGAGGAGATCAGCCCGGCCGGGGCGACGACGGCCCGAACCGGACGGCCGACGGCCGGCGGAGATGCAGGAGAGAAGGACGAGCAGCCGGAACCCGAAGGCGTCAAAGTCGAGTTCCTCGACTACGAGGCGATGGAGTCCCGCGGCTGGCAACTGACAGACGACGACCTCTTCGAGAAGGCGGCCGACGACGAACTCGGCGGTGAGACCCACGGTTACTTCTACGTCGAAGAGAACGAGACGCTGCTCGAAGCCGCCGAAGACGAGGGGTACGCCTGGCCCTTCGCCTGTCGAGGCGGGGCCTGTACGAACTGCGCCGTCGCTATCGTCGACGGCGAGATGCCCTCGCCCGCGAGTCACATCCTCCCGAAGGAGCTCCACGACCGCGGGATCCGCCTCTCCTGTATCGCCGCGCCGACGACCGACGCGAGGATCGTCTACAACGTCAAGCACCTGCCGGCGATCCGCGACCTCCTCCTGCCCGCGAGTCGGTTCGAACAGACTTCCTCGACGGACTGAATCGCGGACGCACCGCTCGCGACAGCGAGCGGTCGACCGGCGGCGAACCCGAGCGCGAAAAGAGTAGTCGCCTTACGCTCCGGCCTGCGAGAGGGCGTCCTCGATATCGTCGGCCTGCGTGACGCCGACGAAGCGCTCGACGACGCCGTCGTCGTTCTCGACGATGAGCGTCGGCAGGGAACGTACCTGATACTCGTTCGCGACGTCCTGCTCTTCGTCGACGTTGATCTTCTCGAACGTCACGTCGGTCCACTCATCCTCTAAGTCCTCGAGGATGGGGTCTTGGGTCTTGCAGGGGCCGCACCAGTCAGCGTAGAAGTCCTTGAGCGTGACCGTCATGGTTCCCTTCGAGATTGTCTGTGGGGTCTGATAAGGGTTATCCATGTGGGTGCGTCGCGAACGAACCCGAAAAGCTTACTCCGCGCGAACGGGGAGGGAAAGATATGAGCAGTGACAGTGGCGGGCTGATGTCGAGTGCCGGGCTAGTCCGGTACTTCGACGCCGAGGACAGCAACACTATCCGTATCGACCCGCGAACCATCGTCGCCTTCGGCGTCCTGTTCGGCGGCCTGATCTTGGTCCTGAACGCGATGGTCTAAGCGTAGCGAACCATCTTCTACTGCTGAGACGCCGGAGTCGAATCATTCGCAGGAACACAGACACGCTATGCTGGCTAGTCGTACTACATCTCGCAAGAATCAGCGCAGCAGGAAAAGAGAACGGTCAGAAACAGGTCTCCGCTTACTCCTCTATCACGTCGTAGCCCACCTCGGTTGTAGAGTTGTCCGCGCCCTCAACGTAGTCCGAATCAGCGGGGCCTTTTCGCATGGTAGCGAGGTACCGAAACAGATACTGATCGAGTTCGTCCGTCTCGACCATCTCCTTTGCCCACTTAGTTTTGATGAAGGTAGTTCGATACAATTCGCCGTCCGGCGT encodes the following:
- the npdG gene encoding NADPH-dependent F420 reductase; the protein is MDIALLGGTGDIGEGLALRWAYDTNHDVIVGSRDPEKAENKAEEYETELASRGTDVTVEGLGNEDAAARADVVVVAVPAYHLTDTIEAVADHLDDAILVSPAVGMKRDEDGFHYNRPGVGSVTELAAQAAPEGTQVVGAFHNLAAGRLANLDAEIDWDTIVVGDETDPKDTVCELADGIEGLRPLDGGPLSNAAEIEGLTPLLINVARHNDGMHDLGVTFQ
- the fer gene encoding ferredoxin Fer, with the translated sequence MASPYEILGVDPDADEDEVSDAYRELVKEVHPDQGGSTEEFRAVQRAYERIQSGYEPGEEISPAGATTARTGRPTAGGDAGEKDEQPEPEGVKVEFLDYEAMESRGWQLTDDDLFEKAADDELGGETHGYFYVEENETLLEAAEDEGYAWPFACRGGACTNCAVAIVDGEMPSPASHILPKELHDRGIRLSCIAAPTTDARIVYNVKHLPAIRDLLLPASRFEQTSSTD
- a CDS encoding preprotein translocase subunit Sec61beta, with the translated sequence MSSDSGGLMSSAGLVRYFDAEDSNTIRIDPRTIVAFGVLFGGLILVLNAMV
- a CDS encoding archaemetzincin family Zn-dependent metalloprotease is translated as MHVDIVPVGDVSAQVKREASEGLRTTYDCDVSMHEPQSIPAGAYDGDRDQYRAEEFIDLARRVGAGEKNIAITPKDLFYRRRNYVFGLAYLGGSGSVISTYRLQTSSDGGFSNQSASDIFAARVRKEVVHEIGHTLGLEHCDNKRCVMNFSPTVRQVDVKEPSLCGSCQRSVL
- the trxA gene encoding thioredoxin, translating into MDNPYQTPQTISKGTMTVTLKDFYADWCGPCKTQDPILEDLEDEWTDVTFEKINVDEEQDVANEYQVRSLPTLIVENDDGVVERFVGVTQADDIEDALSQAGA
- a CDS encoding UPF0146 family protein — encoded protein: MHENAYETVALKHPDVSDAERTLVGRLATADSVVEVGIGNRPDVAAALADRGVDVTATDITPRSVPDGVIFVEDDVTDPELTVYEGTDVVFARNLPPELHGPAREVARRVGADFWFTTLGGDQPAVPVEREQLDGRVTLFRAVDGPGGR
- a CDS encoding TIGR01548 family HAD-type hydrolase, yielding MQVDAVVLDIDGVLVDVADSYRRAVIESVQRVYDDTIERADIQRFKDAGGFNNDWELTDAAALYVLADREGSAGDVASFTDAIAERGGGLSAAEAVVRDRLDEGAAERVFDAWDPDELRDVFQTLYLGSDLYRDLEGGDPAFDAPGYINDEPVLVDAETLAALRDRYAVGVVTGRPAAEADIAMERVGLDLPEDHRFTMDDWAEGKPHPAALVTLAERFDAERVAFAGDTLDDVKTAVNADAADDDRVYYGVGVLTGGLTGEDGRRKYAAAGASAVVETVNDLPDLLG
- a CDS encoding DUF7522 family protein, which encodes MTGSGPTKPIPDGAKELTAHLQDSLGNRLRSVIWYDKGDHDVLYARSDVAAAYTEAEIEDVVDELSMESFARPIKEDLYPHGDLRCTVECYEDGVEMHFCIADGEGVAVGIEPTAFVEEGTFIGNCLEAAELVE